The Stenotrophomonas sp. BIO128-Bstrain region GCACTGTCCAGGCCGGCTTCGATGCCACGGTGCACGGTCGGGCTGGCGTTGGATTCGGCGATGAACAGGTTCGGCACCGGCTGCACTTCCACGGTGAGCAGTTCGTGGTTGAGGCGCGCGTAGTAGCCGGTCAGCTCCCAGCGGCCGAGTGCGCTGTCTCCGCGCGCGCCGAGTTCCAGCGTGGTCGCGGTCTGGTTGTCCAGGTTCACCGGCGCACGCTGGCGGCCGGTGGAGGCGCCATTGCCGGCGGCGAAGTACTGGTTCGAACCCCAGATCATCGACCACGGATGCGCCGGTTCCACCGAACGGCTCAGGTTGCCGAACCACTGTGTCTGCGGCGTCTGCTGCCAGGTGAAGCCGAGCCGCGGCGCGTAATCCCATTGCCGCTCGGAGAGCCGTTCCGGCGTGGCCGGCCAGGTGACCTGCACATCGCGGCGGGTGTGGATCAACGCCAGCCCGGTCTGCAGGCGCAGCGTCTCGCTCAGCGCCAGGTCGTTGCCGAGGTGCAGCACGCTGTCGGTTCCGTAATGCTGGAAGTCGCGGGTGTGCGTGCCGGCGGCGTAACCGTTGCTGGCAAAGCGCAGCGTCTCGCGCACGTTCGCGTCCAGATCATGGGTCACGCGCAGGCCGATCGTGGTCACGCTGTCATGCCCGAACAGCGCGTGCCGGCGGCGGTAGTCCAGCGTGCCGTTGAGGTTGGCGTAGTCCAGCTGCTGGCGGAACAGGCTTTCGTTCAAGTCCATCGGGTACTTGTGGTACACGAGGCCGGCCTGCAGCGACGAATCTGCATCGATGGTGTAGGTGGTGGTGTTGCCGATCCAGGTGCTGCCCGGCTGCGGGCGGCGCGCATCGATGGCCAGGTTGGCCGGATTGGCGGCACGTGGGTCGCTGCGGATCTGTGCGCGGGTCAGGCGCCCCGGGGTTTCGTGATCGGTCTCGCGGTAGCGCAGGAAGAAGCGCGTCTCCAGATCCGGCGTGAGCTGCCAGCCGATGTTGGCCACGGCGCCCTTGCCCTTGCCGGCGGCGTGCTGCTGATAGCCGTCGTACTCGGTATCGGTGTAGGCCAGGAAGTAATCAACCGCGTCCCGCACTCCGCCCAGGCTGATCCCGCGCTTCTGGTAACCGCGTGCGCCCGCTTCGTAGTGCAACTCCAGCCCGGGCGTGTCGCGGCCGCTGCGGGTGATGTAGTTGACCGCACCGCCCAGCGCCAGCGCGCCGCGCTCGAACCCGTTGGCGCCGCGCAGGACCTCGACGCGGCTCAGCCACAGCGGCTCCAGCAGCTCGTAGGGCGTACCGCCCGGGCCGGTCAGCGGCAGGCCATCCAGCGAGACCGACAGGCCGGAGGCATGCGCACCGGGCGCCCGGTTGAGGCCCGAACCGCGGATGGAGACCTTGACGCCTTCATTGCCAGCGCTCTGCGCGCTGATGCCGGGCTGGTAGGCCAGCACATCGGCGGTGCCGGCGACGCGGCCCTGACCGACCTGGGTCATATCGACGACGTTGCCTGCCCCGGGCACCCGGTCGAGCGCGCGGCGCACAGCCTCGGTGGCATCGGCGGCGGTGACGTTCACCGCGTCGAGGGTGACGGCCTGGCCAGCAGGCGCGGCGTGGGCGATGCCAGTGGTGGCAAGGCTGGCCAGCAGGGCGGCGGCGAGCAGCGACAGGGCAGGGGCGGTGGAGCGATTCGTGAGGGCAGTCATTCGTGCGCGATATCAGTGCTGACACGACGCGCGACATCGCGGCACCCTGTCAACTTCATGTGGGGCGCGCAAGTTAACAGGATGTGGGGGTGTTCGTCACCCTTGTGGGGCGTATGGGGGACGTGTTGCCGACGACCGGACTCGGTAGTGCCGGCCGCTGGCCGGCTCTTCAGGCTCCATGCAACCGCGCCGCATGGCGCCCTGATCGGGTTGCCGGCCAGCGGCCGGCACTACCTTGAGCTGCGGCCCCGACCGTCGGCCGGGGCCCACCCATCAGCCCAGAATCCCAGGCAGATCCAGCCCCTTCTCCTTCGCGCACTCCACCGCGATCTCATACCCCGCGTCGGCATGCCGCATCACGCCCGTCGCCGGGTCGTTCCACAGCACGCGCGCGACGCGCTTGGCCGCCGCGTCGGTGCCATCGCAGACGATGACCATGCCCGAATGCTGCGAGAAGCCCATGCCGACGCCGCCGCCATGGTGCAGCGAGACCCAGGTGGCGCCACTGGCGGTGTTGAGCAGTGCGTTGAGCAGCGGCCAGTCGGAGACGGCATCGGAGCCGTCGGCCATTGCTTCGGTTTCGCGGTTCGGCGAGGCGACGCTGCCCGAATCCAGGTGATCGCGGCCGATCACCACCGGTGCCTTCAGCTCGCCATTGGCGACCATCTCGTTGAAGGCCAGACCGAGTCGGTCACGATCGCCCAGGCCGACCCAGCAGATGCGCGCGGGCAGGCCCTGGAATTTGATCTTCTCGGCGGCCATGTCCAGCCAGCGGTGCAGGTGCGGGTTGTCCGGGATCAGTTCCTTGACCTTCGCGTCGGTCTTGGCGATGTCCTCCGGATCGCCGCTCAGCGCCGCCCAGCGGAACGGGCCGATGCCGCGGCAGAACAGCGGGCGGATGTAGGCGGGCACGAAGCCGGGGAAGTCGAACGCATCCTCGACGCCTTCTTCCAGTGCCATCTGGCGCAGGTTGTTGCCGTAATCCACGGTCGGCAC contains the following coding sequences:
- a CDS encoding TonB-dependent receptor — encoded protein: MTALTNRSTAPALSLLAAALLASLATTGIAHAAPAGQAVTLDAVNVTAADATEAVRRALDRVPGAGNVVDMTQVGQGRVAGTADVLAYQPGISAQSAGNEGVKVSIRGSGLNRAPGAHASGLSVSLDGLPLTGPGGTPYELLEPLWLSRVEVLRGANGFERGALALGGAVNYITRSGRDTPGLELHYEAGARGYQKRGISLGGVRDAVDYFLAYTDTEYDGYQQHAAGKGKGAVANIGWQLTPDLETRFFLRYRETDHETPGRLTRAQIRSDPRAANPANLAIDARRPQPGSTWIGNTTTYTIDADSSLQAGLVYHKYPMDLNESLFRQQLDYANLNGTLDYRRRHALFGHDSVTTIGLRVTHDLDANVRETLRFASNGYAAGTHTRDFQHYGTDSVLHLGNDLALSETLRLQTGLALIHTRRDVQVTWPATPERLSERQWDYAPRLGFTWQQTPQTQWFGNLSRSVEPAHPWSMIWGSNQYFAAGNGASTGRQRAPVNLDNQTATTLELGARGDSALGRWELTGYYARLNHELLTVEVQPVPNLFIAESNASPTVHRGIEAGLDSALWQGVGGRLSLRQAYTFSDFRYRDDARFGSNRLPGLPRHYYQAELRYDHPAGFYAGLNTEYASKMFVDYANSMAADSHVIFGTRIGYDAPGGRWQAWAELRNLSDRHYAATVTPGYDDAGKDVARSSPGDGRGVYAGVRWRFD